GGTGGGAATCGGCGAGGCTTCGTTCGGAACGATCTCGCCCCCCTTCCTGGCCGATTGCTTCCCGGTCGCGAAGCGGGCGCGGGTCATGGCGATCTTCTTCGTCACCATCCCGGCGGGGGCGGCGCTCGCCTACCTGCTCGCGGGATCGCTGGGGGAAAGCCACGGGTGGCGGTTCTGTTTCCTGCTGGTGGGCCTGCCGGGAGCAGCGTTGGCGCTGCCGATCCTGTTCCTGCGCGAGCCGGTGCGGGGGGCGATGGACGCCGAGATGCCCCTCGAGGAGGCGCGCCTGCCGGCTGAGGAAGGCTTCTCCTACCGGAAGAGAATTCAGGAGGTCGTGCGCTCCTATGTCGAGCTGATCCGAAGCCGGTCTTACCTCTACACGAACCTGGGCTATGCCGCCCTGACCTTTGCGATAGGAGGCATGGCCTTCTGGCTGCCGCGCTACCTGGAGACGATCAAGAAGCTGTCGTTCGAGGAGTCGAACCATGTCACCGGTCTCATCGTGGCGGGAGCGGGTTTCGTTGGGACGCTGGCAGGAGGCTACGCGGGGGACTGGCTCATGAAGAGGACGCGGCGTGCCTACCTCCTCCTGTCGGGACTGGGGGTCCTGGCGGGGATTCCTTTCTCGCTGGCGGCCATCGCCTCGCCGCAGCGCATCGTTTT
This portion of the Candidatus Polarisedimenticolia bacterium genome encodes:
- a CDS encoding MFS transporter, translating into MKPSAISPSYARYVLFLLTTLNLLDYVDRYIIASVGSLVRRDFAISDAQFGLFGTLFFLVYLITAPVFGYLGDRYPRRAILALGAVLWSLATAGAAFARSYPVLLLSRGLVGIGEASFGTISPPFLADCFPVAKRARVMAIFFVTIPAGAALAYLLAGSLGESHGWRFCFLLVGLPGAALALPILFLREPVRGAMDAEMPLEEARLPAEEGFSYRKRIQEVVRSYVELIRSRSYLYTNLGYAALTFAIGGMAFWLPRYLETIKKLSFEESNHVTGLIVAGAGFVGTLAGGYAGDWLMKRTRRAYLLLSGLGVLAGIPFSLAAIASPQRIVFIPCLAAAVFFLFINTGLLNAVIVSVSPTHLRSTAVAANIVIIHLLGDAPSPFLIGAVSDRSSLQGGILLAVAAMGISGALLLRGARFLPGDLDRIAQGGGARPAGPPR